From Pseudoleptotrichia goodfellowii, a single genomic window includes:
- a CDS encoding PP2C family protein-serine/threonine phosphatase, with translation MINILKYGIFMYTVLISILLFLILFGKIRKKGKPEKKQKSKIDITGMKWIGKRKLQEDSYAVFSPSDEEHILIIADGMGGYSEGQLASQFSVNRFLDLYSRGDLKIPEIIKKINGELLNFSESLDLKNRIGTTFLVCEIILNKMRIFSVGDSSAYIVTKEYIRKINKSQNRGSYLTNYVGYEDFGEEGINVTEINSMKLETDEKTGSKKFPVIILMCSDGVDKYMETGTIKRIIEENINKTGKEITELIMNTLKERRRLNQDNASIILIKTDNKYLQKNDVIL, from the coding sequence ATGATAAATATATTAAAATACGGGATTTTTATGTATACAGTTTTAATTTCGATATTACTGTTTTTAATATTATTCGGTAAAATCAGGAAGAAAGGTAAGCCTGAAAAGAAACAGAAATCGAAAATAGACATAACCGGAATGAAATGGATAGGAAAGAGAAAATTACAGGAAGACAGTTACGCCGTATTTTCACCTTCAGATGAAGAGCATATACTCATAATAGCTGATGGAATGGGAGGCTATTCTGAAGGTCAACTGGCAAGCCAGTTTTCCGTAAATAGATTTTTGGATTTGTATTCAAGAGGAGATTTGAAGATTCCCGAAATAATAAAAAAAATAAACGGAGAACTGTTAAATTTTTCGGAAAGTCTGGATTTGAAAAACAGAATAGGGACTACTTTTCTTGTGTGTGAAATAATATTAAATAAAATGAGAATATTTTCGGTAGGAGACAGTTCCGCCTACATAGTGACGAAAGAATATATAAGAAAGATTAATAAATCTCAAAATAGAGGCTCGTATCTGACAAATTATGTAGGATATGAAGATTTTGGCGAAGAAGGAATAAATGTAACGGAAATAAATTCTATGAAACTTGAAACAGATGAAAAAACAGGAAGTAAAAAGTTTCCCGTAATTATACTTATGTGCAGTGACGGAGTGGATAAATACATGGAAACGGGAACAATAAAGAGGATCATAGAAGAAAATATAAATAAGACAGGTAAAGAAATTACCGAATTGATAATGAATACATTAAAAGAGAGAAGAAGACTGAATCAGGATAATGCAAGTATTATTTTAATAAAGACGGATAATAAATATTTGCAGAAAAATGATGTGATTTTGTAA
- a CDS encoding acetate and sugar kinases/Hsc70/actin family protein, translating into MRLFYEEELRRKSYYEMYQIAVEERLVELYTSTPTREELINLLLKYRGARPDYCINKYKKDGIAYVQALFDEKLSTRIHHENRIKIPHKIILYKDLNLTREDNYKIIIPDYIGNANVFLVNANNYLCGILQLEKDLNSRDAYYLVSRQEFLRVEDLKNNKFSLIFFKNPELEFIYKFYNVKDGNSFPTYPYKLDYYKVDIENFEVRDLEETNATLCIDFGTTNTALGAYLDRHYVRDLPTNDILNGNITLNEINYVKFNDGERHYREIFPTLAYVDNCSNPDDIKYSFGYDVIKKLEMNDYIVNGSLFYGLKRWVHDHDEEEKIVDELGNILYIKRREIIKAYLKYVVNRAEYVFKCKFKRIHASSPVRLKEQFLDMFQEIFTTEKNGEKIYEYEIIRKNAMDEAIAVLYNTIENQIRKGKYKEGEEYSALVIDCGGGTTDLAACKYTIKNGRVAYHLDVKTSFENGDENFGGNNLTYRIMQYLKIVLAAKYSGEGVITIDDLIEYDNDMIYKVIDEHGIEKIFEKIDEEYNKSEKIIPTKFAKFENKMSDEYRKIKNNFYMLWEAAESMKKEFFNRDSRLRTKFDILRTYEKRNDLHITQLKAWVMHITENGIFKTINEYPNQVFTIKEVEKIVKADIYAMLRKFLNTYYNEGLLFEYSLIKLSGQSTKINTFQEVLKEFVPGKMIEYKELSHRDDYELKLNCLDGSIKYLDYKRFGHMEVDIENEVPLVPYSVWVEKYNGEKERVLQTSRKASILMGYIDKAISAMELKIYLHNAEGELKKEMVYKNEIEYTEEDAEELIPKFNGVITQDDTDTIQNDTVRFFVYTDMNNWGFFVFPVQRSGDQLYLGKREYFPYEDNLNEISYFDGEH; encoded by the coding sequence ATGAGATTGTTTTATGAAGAAGAATTAAGAAGAAAATCATATTATGAAATGTATCAGATAGCAGTGGAAGAAAGACTTGTGGAATTATATACTTCCACACCGACAAGGGAAGAACTGATAAATTTACTTTTAAAGTACAGAGGAGCAAGACCCGATTATTGTATAAATAAATATAAGAAAGACGGGATTGCTTATGTACAGGCTTTGTTTGATGAAAAACTGAGCACAAGAATACACCATGAAAACAGAATAAAAATTCCTCACAAAATAATACTGTATAAAGATTTGAATTTGACAAGAGAAGACAACTATAAAATAATAATACCCGACTATATAGGAAATGCCAATGTGTTTTTAGTGAATGCAAATAACTATTTATGCGGGATACTGCAGCTCGAAAAAGATTTGAACTCAAGAGATGCCTATTATTTAGTGAGCAGACAGGAATTTTTGAGAGTGGAAGACTTGAAAAACAATAAATTTTCTTTAATATTTTTCAAAAATCCGGAACTTGAATTTATATACAAATTTTATAATGTAAAAGACGGCAATTCATTTCCGACATATCCGTATAAACTTGATTACTACAAAGTGGATATAGAAAATTTTGAAGTGAGAGATTTGGAAGAAACCAATGCGACTTTGTGTATAGATTTCGGGACTACAAATACAGCTTTGGGGGCTTATCTTGACAGACATTATGTGAGAGATTTGCCTACAAATGATATATTGAACGGAAATATAACGTTAAATGAAATAAACTATGTAAAATTTAATGACGGAGAAAGACATTACAGGGAGATATTTCCGACTCTTGCATATGTGGATAATTGCAGTAATCCTGACGATATAAAGTATTCGTTCGGATATGATGTGATCAAAAAGCTCGAAATGAATGACTATATAGTAAACGGTTCTTTATTTTACGGGCTTAAAAGATGGGTACATGACCATGATGAAGAAGAAAAAATAGTAGATGAATTGGGAAATATACTGTACATAAAAAGAAGAGAAATAATAAAAGCATATTTGAAATATGTTGTAAACAGAGCGGAATATGTATTTAAGTGTAAATTTAAAAGAATACACGCATCAAGTCCTGTAAGGCTGAAAGAACAGTTTTTGGATATGTTTCAGGAAATATTTACAACGGAGAAAAACGGGGAAAAAATTTATGAATATGAAATAATAAGAAAAAATGCAATGGATGAAGCTATTGCGGTCCTTTATAATACAATAGAAAATCAGATAAGAAAAGGAAAGTACAAAGAAGGGGAAGAATACAGTGCATTGGTAATAGACTGCGGAGGAGGAACGACAGACCTTGCAGCATGTAAATATACAATAAAAAACGGAAGAGTGGCATATCATCTTGATGTAAAGACAAGTTTTGAAAACGGAGATGAAAATTTCGGAGGAAATAATCTTACGTATAGAATAATGCAGTATTTGAAAATAGTTCTTGCTGCAAAGTATTCAGGAGAAGGAGTGATAACTATAGATGACCTTATAGAATATGACAATGATATGATTTACAAGGTGATAGACGAACACGGGATAGAAAAAATATTTGAGAAAATAGATGAAGAGTATAATAAATCCGAAAAAATAATACCTACAAAATTTGCAAAGTTTGAAAATAAGATGAGTGATGAATACAGAAAGATAAAAAATAATTTCTATATGTTGTGGGAAGCAGCAGAAAGTATGAAAAAGGAGTTTTTTAACAGAGACAGCAGATTAAGAACAAAGTTTGATATACTGAGAACATATGAAAAAAGAAATGATTTGCATATAACGCAGTTAAAAGCGTGGGTAATGCACATAACGGAAAACGGGATATTTAAAACAATAAATGAATACCCTAATCAGGTATTTACAATAAAAGAAGTGGAGAAAATAGTAAAAGCCGATATATATGCAATGCTGAGAAAGTTCCTTAATACATATTACAATGAGGGATTGCTGTTTGAGTACTCTTTAATTAAGCTGAGTGGACAATCGACAAAAATAAATACGTTTCAGGAAGTATTGAAAGAGTTTGTTCCCGGGAAAATGATAGAATACAAGGAATTAAGCCATAGAGATGATTACGAGTTAAAACTTAACTGTCTTGACGGGTCGATAAAGTATCTTGATTACAAGAGATTCGGACATATGGAAGTGGATATAGAAAATGAAGTGCCGTTGGTTCCTTATTCGGTTTGGGTAGAAAAATATAACGGAGAAAAGGAAAGAGTGTTGCAGACATCAAGAAAGGCGAGTATATTGATGGGCTATATAGATAAGGCGATATCTGCGATGGAACTTAAAATATATCTGCATAATGCCGAAGGAGAACTTAAAAAGGAAATGGTTTATAAGAATGAAATAGAGTACACGGAAGAAGATGCGGAAGAACTGATACCGAAATTTAACGGAGTAATAACACAGGACGATACTGATACGATACAAAATGATACAGTAAGATTCTTTGTGTATACGGACATGAATAATTGGGGATTTTTCGTATTTCCTGTGCAAAGAAGCGGAGATCAGCTATATTTGGGAAAAAGAGAGTATTTCCCTTATGAAGATAACTTAAATGAAATATCGTATTTTGATGGAGAGCATTAG
- a CDS encoding efflux RND transporter periplasmic adaptor subunit produces the protein MRINKKDNIIWILPPLFVFLVLLMLGMCTPKINNKYIIENTKIETLELFLDMKGEVEAKDLLPIGLDIQLGIDDVYFKEGDRVKKGDIIIKFSDYKSKDLEAKLYNQKQELAVKTSQLRYLQEQYKLGADVTNQIQKLMGEIKSLEGELATTGKENALVQRVVMSPIDGYIVKLNAVKGGTTDSLTPVVILAKTHDIKIVSEPFPANKLQYVNLGNKAEIKAINNTETKFEGILYKISDSGIPDLKVLEFLTSSFADVTLNQILKIRLIYQKKENAITVPLNAVVKKKSSKNGEKYIIYLINKDNKVTEKEVQIGINNGKRIEIYGTGIKEGLEIVANPDDKIRNNIIVKRRDLITEKKKKEEELSKLEKENEKKQKEIEKNEIEIIRLKRGENKK, from the coding sequence ATGAGAATAAATAAAAAAGACAATATAATATGGATTTTACCTCCTCTATTTGTATTTTTGGTTCTTTTAATGTTGGGAATGTGTACTCCGAAGATAAATAACAAATATATAATCGAAAATACAAAAATAGAAACATTGGAACTTTTTTTGGATATGAAAGGAGAAGTGGAAGCAAAAGACCTTCTTCCTATCGGACTTGATATTCAACTCGGGATTGATGATGTGTATTTTAAAGAGGGGGATCGTGTAAAAAAGGGAGATATAATTATAAAATTCAGTGATTATAAGTCAAAAGACCTTGAAGCAAAATTATATAATCAAAAACAGGAACTGGCTGTAAAAACTTCACAGTTAAGATATTTACAGGAGCAGTATAAATTAGGAGCTGATGTAACAAATCAGATACAGAAATTAATGGGAGAAATAAAATCACTCGAAGGAGAATTGGCAACGACAGGTAAAGAAAATGCCCTTGTTCAGAGAGTAGTAATGAGTCCGATAGACGGTTATATAGTAAAATTGAATGCTGTTAAAGGGGGAACGACAGACTCTCTGACGCCTGTTGTAATATTGGCAAAGACACATGATATAAAAATAGTGAGTGAGCCTTTTCCTGCAAATAAGCTCCAATATGTGAATTTAGGAAATAAAGCTGAAATAAAGGCAATTAATAATACTGAAACGAAATTTGAAGGAATACTTTATAAAATAAGTGACTCGGGTATTCCTGATTTGAAAGTGCTGGAATTTCTGACTTCTTCTTTTGCAGACGTTACGTTAAATCAAATATTGAAAATAAGGCTGATTTATCAGAAAAAGGAAAATGCGATAACAGTTCCTTTAAATGCAGTTGTTAAGAAAAAAAGTAGCAAAAATGGAGAAAAATATATTATTTATCTGATAAACAAAGACAATAAAGTTACGGAAAAAGAAGTACAGATAGGGATAAATAACGGAAAAAGAATAGAAATATACGGAACGGGTATTAAAGAAGGGCTTGAAATAGTAGCAAATCCCGATGATAAAATAAGAAATAATATAATAGTGAAAAGACGGGATTTGATAACCGAGAAAAAGAAAAAGGAAGAAGAGCTGTCAAAACTGGAAAAAGAAAACGAGAAAAAACAGAAAGAAATTGAAAAGAACGAGATAGAAATAATAAGACTTAAAAGAGGAGAAAATAAGAAGTAA
- a CDS encoding PP2C family protein-serine/threonine phosphatase, which yields MRREEAKFTTKFVSEPGTKPKNNDYFGYVQLDNYAVWAIADGYDEEDGAAIASKLAVESAIEYFMLRPRFNPEVIKEMMEYANLKVKEKQEETERYSLMHTSLLIVISNYNSILYGNVGNTRLYHLRGGYVMYQSSDDSIAQLLVEEGALNTRDMKYHRQRNDLLQAIGDFGKIKPNVIKHPVQLQEKDVLCLTTMGFWENIDEREMEVELSRYDDKSKWLRSLERKIIATLRDEVENYTFAAVSIEGVAAPEPVEKDKKKFWIKVALISLVILLLILMLTFWNIKKRNDIIKKATTYEQMADEDLIKKDFNNSMEELKLSIGEYEKLKPKSRGIIGFFVNAKNRRADADKRIDGVRKKIEQTEKLKQAFQDISEGNEFFNGGRYDEASRKYQQAKYNLEQNTYKKDELNTEEILVTLNTRIDSSSKLKEAQSMELAGDSAYTAGNYNLAKESYKTASDIYLVNGRPDYVSSMERKISEINDKEKTAYSGAMLTENRGDILAPTDSNMSREAYYQARQMYQVLGDSAKTQEIDNKIQELNSRQIANLQTASNMVKEGLDQITANNPSEAIALLTKAKAIYQGLQDTNNASNVDNYIKQAQEFIKFESDTKTQLANQEEQSKLEIQAKENEIIAEKERLEKIAKDIENATNLEIQGDQMFSLKRYTESIQKYSEAKKIFENLKAAGNFNDQTNKIDYLGKKIVKSEGYLYEEQGDTESKNKKWKEAEKKYQMSKDNMELSDVSTEDKKRVEKKLKNATKKANKKWWEFWK from the coding sequence ATGAGAAGAGAAGAGGCAAAATTTACGACAAAATTTGTGAGTGAACCCGGGACAAAACCGAAGAATAATGATTATTTCGGATATGTTCAGTTAGATAATTATGCTGTTTGGGCGATAGCGGACGGATATGATGAAGAAGACGGAGCAGCTATAGCGTCAAAACTTGCGGTAGAATCGGCGATAGAATATTTTATGCTAAGACCGAGATTTAATCCTGAAGTAATAAAGGAAATGATGGAGTATGCAAATCTTAAAGTGAAAGAAAAACAGGAAGAAACCGAGCGTTATTCTTTAATGCATACGTCACTTTTAATAGTAATAAGCAACTATAATTCGATATTGTACGGGAATGTAGGAAATACCCGTCTTTATCATTTGAGAGGCGGCTATGTCATGTATCAGAGCAGTGATGACAGTATAGCTCAGTTACTTGTAGAAGAAGGGGCATTGAATACAAGGGATATGAAATATCACAGACAGAGAAACGATCTGCTGCAGGCAATAGGAGATTTCGGAAAGATAAAGCCCAATGTCATAAAACATCCTGTGCAGTTACAAGAAAAAGACGTGCTTTGTCTTACAACTATGGGATTTTGGGAAAATATAGATGAAAGAGAAATGGAAGTAGAACTTTCGAGATACGACGACAAATCAAAATGGCTAAGATCATTGGAAAGAAAAATAATAGCGACATTGCGTGACGAAGTGGAAAATTATACATTTGCAGCGGTGAGCATAGAAGGAGTGGCAGCACCGGAGCCGGTAGAAAAAGACAAAAAGAAATTTTGGATAAAAGTAGCGTTAATATCTTTGGTAATTCTGCTTCTTATTTTAATGCTGACATTTTGGAATATAAAAAAGAGAAACGATATTATAAAAAAGGCGACAACATATGAGCAGATGGCTGATGAGGATCTTATAAAAAAGGATTTTAATAATTCCATGGAAGAATTGAAACTGTCCATAGGAGAATATGAGAAATTGAAGCCTAAGAGCAGAGGAATAATAGGATTTTTCGTTAATGCCAAAAATAGAAGGGCGGACGCTGATAAAAGAATAGACGGAGTAAGGAAAAAGATAGAACAGACGGAAAAATTAAAACAGGCATTTCAAGATATAAGTGAAGGGAATGAATTTTTTAACGGAGGAAGATATGACGAAGCCTCGAGAAAATATCAGCAGGCGAAGTATAATCTTGAACAGAATACATACAAAAAAGATGAACTGAATACAGAAGAAATACTTGTAACATTGAATACGAGAATAGATTCGTCATCAAAACTGAAAGAAGCACAGTCAATGGAACTGGCAGGGGACAGTGCATATACAGCAGGAAACTATAATTTGGCAAAAGAAAGTTACAAGACAGCTTCGGATATATATTTGGTAAACGGAAGACCTGATTATGTATCAAGTATGGAAAGAAAAATATCGGAAATAAACGATAAGGAAAAGACAGCATACAGTGGAGCAATGTTAACAGAGAACAGAGGAGATATATTGGCACCTACGGACTCTAATATGTCAAGGGAAGCGTATTATCAGGCAAGACAAATGTATCAGGTGTTGGGAGACAGTGCAAAGACGCAGGAAATAGATAACAAGATACAGGAACTTAATTCAAGACAGATAGCCAATTTGCAGACAGCAAGTAATATGGTAAAAGAGGGATTGGACCAGATAACGGCAAATAATCCTTCTGAAGCAATAGCTTTACTGACTAAAGCAAAAGCTATATATCAAGGGTTACAGGATACGAATAATGCAAGTAATGTGGATAATTACATAAAACAGGCACAGGAATTTATAAAGTTTGAAAGTGATACAAAAACGCAGCTGGCAAATCAGGAAGAGCAATCAAAATTAGAGATACAGGCAAAAGAAAATGAAATAATAGCTGAAAAAGAAAGACTGGAGAAGATAGCAAAGGATATAGAAAATGCGACCAACCTTGAGATACAGGGAGATCAGATGTTCAGCCTGAAAAGATATACGGAAAGTATACAAAAGTACAGTGAAGCAAAGAAAATATTTGAAAATTTAAAAGCAGCAGGAAACTTTAATGATCAGACGAACAAGATAGATTATTTAGGGAAAAAGATAGTAAAAAGCGAAGGATATTTGTATGAAGAGCAGGGAGATACCGAAAGTAAAAACAAAAAATGGAAAGAAGCTGAAAAGAAATATCAGATGTCAAAAGACAATATGGAGCTTTCGGATGTGAGCACGGAAGATAAGAAAAGAGTAGAGAAGAAACTGAAAAACGCTACAAAAAAAGCTAATAAGAAATGGTGGGAATTTTGGAAATAG
- a CDS encoding protein kinase domain-containing protein — MNELPLKYKLKKKYSIAEYIAESDFSNIYLATYRKKKYVVKECFPAQLVIRDNEYGVFTNKYKTQFGMVVNSFRKEAEILEKFIHKGIVGLEDFFEEKGTVYLILEYCEGKTLKEYILEEDLTEIEIIKIFEEIMEVIEEIHSKDVIHRDIKPSNIIIDKNRNVKIIDFGSAITKEEENGKYVKLTNGYSPMEMYSVKSKNDERTDIYSLSALLYFMLNKQKPMDSVKRFYYPELLYEDTVSENARVFIEKGLEQEMKARYENMQKMKEEFKKLNLTE; from the coding sequence ATGAATGAACTGCCTCTAAAATATAAGTTGAAGAAAAAATATTCAATAGCCGAATATATAGCGGAAAGTGATTTTTCCAATATATATCTTGCGACATACAGAAAAAAGAAATATGTTGTAAAAGAATGTTTTCCTGCTCAATTGGTTATAAGAGATAATGAATACGGAGTTTTTACAAATAAATACAAAACACAGTTTGGAATGGTGGTAAACAGTTTTAGAAAAGAAGCCGAAATATTGGAAAAATTTATCCATAAAGGAATAGTGGGACTGGAGGACTTTTTTGAAGAAAAAGGAACAGTTTACCTAATATTGGAATATTGTGAAGGGAAAACGCTGAAAGAATATATTTTAGAAGAAGATTTGACTGAAATAGAAATAATAAAAATATTTGAAGAAATAATGGAAGTAATAGAAGAAATTCACAGTAAAGACGTTATTCACAGAGATATAAAGCCTTCAAATATAATAATCGATAAAAATAGAAATGTAAAAATAATAGATTTCGGTTCTGCAATAACAAAAGAAGAAGAAAATGGAAAATATGTAAAGCTGACAAACGGCTATTCGCCTATGGAAATGTATTCGGTAAAAAGTAAAAATGATGAAAGAACTGATATTTACAGCCTTTCCGCATTACTTTATTTTATGCTGAATAAACAGAAGCCTATGGATTCTGTAAAAAGATTTTACTATCCCGAACTTCTTTATGAAGATACTGTAAGCGAAAATGCGAGAGTATTCATAGAAAAAGGGTTAGAGCAGGAAATGAAAGCAAGATATGAAAATATGCAGAAAATGAAAGAAGAATTTAAAAAATTGAACTTAACAGAATAA
- a CDS encoding D-alanyl-D-alanine carboxypeptidase family protein, with the protein MKNLRKIFIVLTIFVISSFAFAEGENYFDYKAILIGDTNGNIVREENSYAVRPLASVTKVMTIMLTLDKVHSGEISLNDRVVVSEAAASVPYGIKLVAGNEYTVRDLLKATAIRSSNNAAYALAEYVSKGNVYEFVNSMNNKARQSGWDSLRFCSPHGLPPSYTGSCMDQGNARDLYKMAMKAVTYKEYMNIAKESVDFIDHGNIKLTATNHLLGKVPGVDGLKTGYHNAAGSNIILTAKRNGERMILVILGSTKAKNRDAIGEKEINDYFINGSKSFKIIDKDTAVAYAKIGKDRYGLYPSEDVTVKSKNGFEKPKLTYKVALKDNVSRKDVGQVVGTFIGTDGKNEYTGALIMK; encoded by the coding sequence ATGAAAAATTTAAGAAAAATATTTATTGTTTTGACAATTTTTGTAATATCTTCATTTGCTTTTGCAGAAGGAGAAAACTATTTTGATTATAAAGCAATCTTAATAGGGGACACAAACGGAAATATTGTGAGAGAAGAAAATTCTTATGCAGTAAGACCTTTGGCTTCGGTAACGAAAGTTATGACGATAATGCTGACACTTGATAAAGTCCATAGCGGAGAAATTTCTCTGAACGACAGAGTTGTAGTTTCAGAAGCTGCAGCCTCAGTTCCTTACGGGATAAAATTAGTAGCGGGAAATGAATATACAGTAAGAGATTTGCTGAAAGCAACAGCTATAAGATCGTCAAATAATGCGGCATATGCTCTTGCAGAATACGTATCAAAAGGGAATGTTTACGAATTTGTAAATTCGATGAATAATAAGGCAAGACAGTCAGGCTGGGATTCTTTGAGATTCTGTTCGCCTCACGGACTTCCGCCAAGTTATACAGGATCGTGTATGGATCAGGGAAATGCCAGAGATTTGTATAAAATGGCGATGAAAGCCGTTACTTATAAGGAATATATGAATATAGCCAAGGAATCTGTAGATTTTATCGATCACGGAAATATAAAATTAACAGCGACAAATCATCTTTTGGGAAAAGTTCCGGGAGTGGACGGGTTAAAGACAGGATATCATAATGCTGCGGGTTCGAATATAATATTGACAGCGAAAAGAAACGGCGAAAGAATGATACTTGTTATTTTAGGTTCTACGAAAGCAAAAAACAGAGATGCTATCGGAGAAAAAGAAATAAATGACTATTTTATAAACGGGTCGAAGTCTTTTAAAATAATAGATAAAGATACTGCTGTTGCTTATGCGAAAATAGGGAAAGACAGATACGGACTGTATCCTTCCGAAGATGTAACAGTTAAAAGTAAAAACGGCTTCGAAAAACCGAAACTCACTTATAAAGTGGCATTAAAAGACAATGTTTCGAGAAAAGATGTAGGACAGGTGGTAGGCACATTTATAGGAACTGACGGGAAAAATGAATATACAGGGGCATTAATAATGAAATAA
- a CDS encoding M23 family metallopeptidase yields the protein MKKKINFFKISVYIIVPVIFLVIIYEIYRTDYNENEKVENISGEILKVPNSEGNTGEFEYESYIVSEEISVTDLALKLKKDVKVLQYNNPVTAKSCLLKPGTRIIVYKEPVIFYKIKDGDTLSVIASKFQVSKESIININSDIIQENLSNKKYLVIKNPVINDSLIVEKGMEEISSLVDLSVELNKGHNKSDLINKETIISDISNNRTKSNRIKNNYSSEDNFENIEVKVITDNESNQSNFEGEEEIKITKEDIRKLDLSKIESYELYWPVVSTKITSEFGNRMHPVLKENRFHRGVDIASVKGAAVNSGVKGVVTYAGAKGNYGNMIEVRRNDGLKVRYAHLSKIEVRTGQTVQEGDKIGEVGSTGMATGPHLHYEVLIEDIPVDPMKFKYR from the coding sequence ATGAAGAAAAAAATAAATTTTTTCAAAATTTCGGTATACATAATAGTTCCTGTAATATTTTTGGTTATAATTTATGAAATATACCGGACAGACTATAACGAGAATGAAAAAGTTGAAAATATATCGGGAGAAATATTAAAAGTACCCAATTCAGAAGGGAATACAGGAGAATTTGAATATGAAAGCTATATTGTAAGTGAAGAAATATCAGTTACGGATTTGGCATTGAAACTGAAAAAAGATGTCAAAGTTTTGCAATATAATAATCCTGTGACTGCAAAAAGCTGTTTGTTAAAACCGGGAACACGTATAATTGTGTATAAAGAGCCTGTGATTTTTTATAAAATAAAGGATGGAGATACATTAAGCGTGATTGCTTCAAAATTTCAAGTTTCCAAAGAGTCAATTATAAATATAAATTCCGATATAATACAGGAAAATCTTAGTAATAAAAAGTATCTTGTTATAAAAAATCCTGTGATAAATGACAGTCTTATTGTTGAAAAGGGAATGGAAGAAATAAGCAGTCTTGTTGATTTATCGGTCGAATTAAATAAAGGACATAATAAAAGTGATTTAATAAACAAAGAAACGATAATTTCCGATATATCAAATAACAGGACTAAAAGTAACAGAATAAAAAATAACTACAGCAGTGAGGATAATTTTGAAAATATCGAAGTAAAAGTTATAACTGATAATGAAAGTAATCAAAGTAATTTTGAAGGGGAAGAAGAAATAAAAATAACAAAAGAAGATATAAGAAAGCTGGACTTATCCAAAATAGAAAGTTATGAACTGTACTGGCCTGTGGTTTCTACGAAGATTACAAGTGAATTCGGGAACAGAATGCATCCTGTATTGAAAGAAAACAGATTTCACAGGGGAGTGGATATAGCTTCGGTAAAAGGAGCTGCAGTGAATTCGGGAGTTAAAGGAGTTGTAACATATGCGGGAGCAAAAGGAAATTACGGTAATATGATAGAAGTAAGAAGAAATGACGGACTGAAAGTGAGATATGCACATTTGAGTAAAATAGAAGTAAGAACAGGGCAAACAGTACAGGAAGGAGATAAAATAGGAGAAGTGGGAAGTACAGGTATGGCAACAGGGCCTCATTTACATTATGAAGTATTAATAGAAGATATCCCCGTAGACCCTATGAAATTTAAGTATCGTTAG
- a CDS encoding FHA domain-containing protein → MKLERCKNGHMYDASRYGATCPYCKSEGLEVEIKEDKINLVEEMNDDDKTTAYWSKDTKVDPAVGWITCIEGPDKGQDFRIVSERNFIGRGDDMDIQIKGDSTISRKNHCSISYNPKQRVFMLSPGQSNGLVYVNNEALYDTRELRAYDMIEIGESKFVFVNLCGENFDWNKEKVSDKE, encoded by the coding sequence ATGAAATTGGAAAGATGTAAGAACGGACATATGTATGATGCGTCAAGATACGGAGCGACTTGCCCTTATTGTAAATCGGAAGGTTTGGAAGTAGAGATTAAAGAAGATAAAATAAATCTGGTTGAGGAAATGAATGACGATGATAAAACGACTGCATACTGGTCTAAAGATACAAAAGTGGATCCTGCAGTAGGTTGGATAACTTGTATAGAAGGCCCCGATAAAGGACAGGACTTCAGAATAGTGAGCGAAAGAAACTTTATCGGACGTGGAGATGATATGGATATTCAGATAAAAGGAGATTCGACTATCTCGAGAAAAAATCACTGTTCCATAAGTTATAACCCGAAACAGAGAGTATTTATGCTTTCTCCCGGACAGTCAAACGGACTGGTTTATGTAAATAACGAGGCTTTGTACGACACGAGAGAATTGAGAGCTTATGACATGATAGAAATAGGAGAAAGCAAATTTGTGTTTGTAAATCTGTGCGGAGAAAATTTTGATTGGAATAAAGAAAAGGTTTCTGATAAAGAATGA